The Amycolatopsis sp. DG1A-15b genome window below encodes:
- a CDS encoding SidA/IucD/PvdA family monooxygenase: protein MAAEVPIYDIVGVGFGPSNLALAIALAEHNDAGAGEPVTAHFLERQPRFGWHRGMLIDTATMQVSFLKDLVTMRNPTSEFSFLNYLHAAGRLVDFINHKNLFPLRVEFHDYFEWAAAKVDDVVSYGTEVVSVTPVYDGSEVAYFDVRASDGSCLRARNLVMGTGLRPQLPDGVTSGARIWHNSELLFRVDALRGADPKRFVVVGAGQSAAEVAALLHEEFPRAEVCAVFARYGYSPADDSSFANRIFDPEAVDQFYRAGEPVKDRLMRYHGATNYSAVDIDLIDELYRRVYREKVLGVERLRLFNVSRPVEVTDTGTVTVESLTTGERTVLEADAVVYATGYRPADPTPLLGELGPRCLRDEEGRLRVERDYRLATEPPLRGGIYLQGGTEHTHGITSSLLSNTAMRVGEILQSVVDRRVVAEPAGEFAVSAR, encoded by the coding sequence ATGGCTGCAGAGGTCCCGATCTACGACATCGTCGGCGTGGGCTTCGGGCCGTCGAACCTCGCGCTCGCGATCGCCCTCGCCGAGCACAACGACGCGGGCGCCGGGGAGCCGGTGACCGCGCACTTCCTCGAGCGGCAGCCGCGCTTCGGCTGGCACCGCGGGATGCTGATCGACACCGCGACCATGCAGGTGTCGTTCCTCAAGGACCTGGTCACCATGCGGAACCCGACCAGTGAGTTCAGCTTTCTCAACTACCTGCACGCGGCCGGGCGGCTGGTCGACTTCATCAACCACAAGAACCTCTTCCCGCTGCGGGTCGAGTTCCACGACTACTTCGAGTGGGCGGCCGCCAAGGTCGACGACGTCGTCTCCTACGGCACCGAGGTCGTCTCCGTGACTCCGGTGTACGACGGTTCCGAAGTCGCCTACTTCGACGTCCGGGCCTCGGACGGCTCCTGCCTGCGCGCCCGGAACCTGGTGATGGGCACGGGGCTGCGGCCGCAGCTGCCCGACGGCGTCACCTCCGGTGCCCGGATCTGGCACAACAGCGAACTGCTCTTCCGCGTGGACGCGCTGCGCGGTGCCGACCCGAAGCGGTTCGTCGTGGTCGGTGCCGGGCAGAGCGCGGCCGAGGTCGCCGCCTTGCTGCACGAGGAGTTCCCCCGCGCCGAGGTGTGCGCGGTGTTCGCCCGCTACGGCTACAGCCCGGCCGACGACAGCTCGTTCGCCAACCGCATCTTCGACCCGGAAGCCGTCGACCAGTTCTACCGCGCGGGCGAGCCGGTGAAGGACCGCCTGATGCGCTACCACGGTGCCACGAACTACTCGGCCGTCGACATCGACCTGATCGACGAGCTCTACCGCCGGGTCTACCGCGAGAAGGTGCTGGGCGTGGAACGGTTGCGGCTGTTCAACGTCTCCCGCCCGGTCGAGGTGACCGACACCGGAACGGTGACGGTCGAGTCGCTGACGACGGGCGAGCGCACGGTCCTGGAGGCCGACGCGGTCGTCTACGCCACGGGGTACCGGCCCGCGGACCCGACGCCGCTGCTCGGCGAACTGGGCCCGCGGTGCCTGCGCGACGAAGAAGGCCGGCTCCGCGTCGAACGCGACTACCGGCTGGCGACCGAACCGCCCCTGCGCGGCGGGATCTACCTGCAGGGCGGGACCGAGCACACCCACGGCATCACGTCGTCGCTGCTGTCGAACACCGCGATGCGGGTGGGGGAGATCCTGCAGTCCGTCGTGGACCGCCGGGTGGTCGCGGAGCCGGCCGGGGAGTTCGCGGTCAGCGCGCGCTGA
- a CDS encoding iron chelate uptake ABC transporter family permease subunit — protein sequence MRTDPGGIALKRRPPHTGRALGLLAALGVLVFLCLLSVWLGSKEISFGAVWQVLWHDDGSADAVIIHSVRMPRTLLAVLVGAALGLAGTLMQALTRNPLAEPGLLGVSAGAAFAIVFSITVLGVSSLYGYIWFAFAGALAATTVVYFLGTRGRTGSSPVKLALAGAAVTALLGSFTSAMVLTDPVALNRFRFWSAGSLAGVDGGSLLRVLPFLLAGAVLAIASGPALNSLALGDDVAVALGRRLGPLRLRGALAVTLLTGASVAVAGPIVFLGLIVPHAVRFVIGPDHRWLLPYTAVLAPCLLLAADILGRIMARPGEVRAGVIVAFLGAPFFIYLVRRRKLVEA from the coding sequence GTGCGAACAGACCCCGGAGGGATCGCTCTCAAGCGACGCCCGCCACACACGGGCCGCGCGCTCGGCCTGCTGGCCGCACTCGGCGTCCTGGTTTTCCTGTGCCTGCTGAGTGTCTGGCTGGGGTCCAAGGAGATTTCGTTCGGCGCCGTCTGGCAGGTCCTGTGGCACGACGACGGCTCCGCCGACGCCGTGATCATCCACAGTGTCCGGATGCCGCGCACCCTCCTGGCGGTGCTGGTCGGCGCCGCGCTCGGCCTGGCCGGCACGCTCATGCAGGCGTTGACCCGCAACCCGCTCGCCGAACCGGGGCTGCTCGGCGTCAGCGCCGGCGCCGCGTTCGCCATCGTCTTCTCCATCACCGTGCTCGGCGTCAGCTCCCTCTACGGCTACATCTGGTTCGCCTTCGCCGGTGCGCTCGCCGCGACCACCGTCGTCTACTTCCTCGGCACCCGGGGCCGCACCGGCTCGAGCCCGGTCAAGCTGGCTCTCGCCGGAGCCGCCGTCACGGCGCTGCTCGGCTCGTTCACCAGCGCGATGGTGCTGACGGACCCGGTGGCGCTCAACCGGTTCCGGTTCTGGTCGGCCGGTTCGCTCGCCGGCGTCGACGGCGGATCGCTGCTGCGGGTCCTCCCGTTCCTCCTCGCCGGCGCGGTGCTGGCGATCGCCAGCGGCCCCGCGCTGAACAGCCTCGCCCTCGGCGACGACGTCGCGGTGGCACTCGGGCGGCGGCTGGGCCCGCTGCGGCTGCGCGGCGCCCTGGCCGTCACCCTCCTGACCGGCGCTTCCGTCGCGGTCGCCGGCCCGATCGTGTTCCTCGGCCTGATCGTCCCGCACGCCGTGCGGTTCGTCATCGGGCCGGACCACCGGTGGCTGCTGCCCTACACCGCGGTCCTCGCGCCCTGCCTGCTGCTGGCCGCGGACATCCTCGGCCGGATCATGGCGCGGCCCGGCGAGGTCCGCGCCGGCGTGATCGTCGCCTTCCTCGGTGCGCCGTTCTTCATCTACCTGGTCCGCCGCCGCAAGCTGGTGGAGGCCTGA
- a CDS encoding ABC transporter ATP-binding protein: MTPSLRVQDLRVAYDDRVVIDGLDLDIPAGKITAIVGPNACGKSTLLRTLARLLTPKSGGVYLDGRSIHDLPTRQVAQRLGILPQSPVAPEGMTVADLVGRGRAPHQSWWRQWSTSDEGAVRAALEATSLLDLADRPVDELSGGQRQRAWIAMAVAQGTPVLLLDEPTTYLDLAHQIDVLDLVVDLNRAEGRTVVMVLHDLPQACRYADHVIAMKAGRVVAGGEPASVITEALVEEVFDVRCQVTPDPVSGTPMVIPISRHHPAPVH, from the coding sequence ATGACACCGTCCCTGCGCGTGCAGGACCTGCGCGTCGCCTACGACGACCGGGTCGTCATCGACGGCCTCGACCTCGACATCCCGGCCGGGAAGATCACCGCGATCGTCGGGCCGAACGCGTGCGGCAAGTCGACGCTGCTGCGCACGCTGGCCCGGCTGCTCACGCCGAAGTCGGGCGGGGTGTACCTCGACGGCCGTTCGATCCACGACCTGCCGACCCGCCAGGTCGCCCAGCGGCTCGGCATCCTGCCGCAGTCCCCGGTGGCGCCCGAGGGCATGACGGTGGCCGACCTCGTCGGCCGCGGCCGCGCCCCGCACCAGAGCTGGTGGCGCCAATGGTCCACATCGGACGAAGGCGCGGTCCGCGCGGCCCTGGAAGCCACTTCGCTGCTGGACCTCGCCGACCGCCCGGTGGACGAGCTGTCCGGCGGCCAGCGCCAGCGGGCGTGGATCGCGATGGCGGTCGCGCAGGGCACGCCGGTGCTGCTGCTCGACGAGCCGACGACGTACCTCGACCTGGCCCACCAGATCGACGTGCTGGACCTGGTCGTCGACCTCAACCGCGCCGAGGGCCGCACGGTGGTGATGGTGCTGCACGACCTCCCCCAGGCGTGCCGGTACGCCGACCACGTGATCGCGATGAAGGCGGGCCGCGTGGTGGCCGGCGGCGAGCCGGCGTCGGTGATCACGGAGGCCCTGGTCGAGGAGGTCTTCGACGTCCGCTGCCAGGTCACCCCGGACCCGGTGAGCGGGACGCCGATGGTGATCCCGATCAGCCGCCACCACCCGGCACCGGTGCACTAG
- a CDS encoding iron chelate uptake ABC transporter family permease subunit, translating to MSLLQVRRDRVTFRLAKPAVSGRIRLRLVAVSLALAVLAFALFCVGMTLGDVPLGVSDVLSAVFGWGDSGTAYIVQELRLPRALTGLLAGLAFGASGAVFQTITRNPLASPDLIGINAGAATAVVAGISFGFGGGLGTTTLGLLGGLLTGLLVYVLAWRRGTTGYRIILVGIGIFAMCTSLTDYLLSRAQITEAQASIGWLVGNLANRGWEHVVPLACALAVLLPLVLALSRWMRTLQLGDDVAAGLGTPVQPVRLGLLLAGAGLVAFATASAGPVSFVALTAPQIAQRLARQASPPLTASALTGAVVVLGSDILARTLTASPLPVGIVTGALGAPLLLWLLARANRSGSGG from the coding sequence ATGAGCCTGCTGCAGGTGCGGCGCGACCGCGTCACCTTCCGCCTCGCGAAACCCGCGGTGTCCGGCCGGATCCGGCTCCGGCTGGTCGCCGTCTCGCTCGCGCTCGCCGTGCTGGCGTTCGCGTTGTTCTGCGTGGGCATGACGCTCGGCGACGTCCCGCTCGGCGTGTCCGACGTCCTGTCCGCCGTGTTCGGCTGGGGCGACAGCGGCACCGCCTACATCGTGCAGGAGCTGCGGCTGCCGCGGGCGCTGACCGGGCTGCTGGCCGGGCTCGCGTTCGGCGCGTCCGGCGCGGTGTTCCAGACCATCACGCGCAACCCCCTGGCCAGCCCGGACCTGATCGGCATCAACGCGGGCGCGGCCACCGCCGTCGTCGCCGGGATCTCCTTCGGCTTCGGCGGCGGCCTCGGCACGACCACGCTCGGCCTGCTCGGCGGGTTGCTGACCGGGCTGCTCGTGTACGTCCTCGCGTGGCGGCGCGGCACCACCGGCTACCGGATCATCCTGGTGGGCATCGGCATCTTCGCGATGTGCACCAGCCTGACCGACTACCTGCTCAGCCGCGCGCAGATCACCGAAGCCCAGGCGTCGATCGGCTGGCTCGTCGGCAACCTCGCCAACCGCGGCTGGGAGCACGTCGTCCCGCTGGCCTGCGCGCTGGCGGTGCTGCTGCCGCTGGTGCTGGCCCTGTCCCGGTGGATGCGCACGCTGCAGCTCGGCGACGACGTGGCGGCCGGGCTCGGCACGCCGGTGCAGCCGGTGCGGCTGGGCCTGCTGCTGGCCGGCGCCGGGCTGGTGGCCTTCGCGACGGCGTCCGCGGGCCCGGTCTCGTTCGTCGCGCTGACCGCGCCGCAGATCGCGCAACGCCTGGCCCGCCAGGCGTCCCCGCCGCTCACCGCCTCCGCGCTCACCGGCGCGGTGGTGGTGCTGGGCAGCGACATCCTGGCCCGCACGCTCACGGCGTCCCCGCTGCCGGTCGGCATCGTGACCGGCGCGCTCGGCGCCCCGCTGCTGCTCTGGCTGCTGGCCAGGGCCAACCGATCCGGCTCCGGAGGCTGA
- a CDS encoding DinB family protein, whose translation MYVLPEKTTGSERELLEAMLDRGRLALVENARGLSEADARRRLVPSLTTPIALVKHAAVAERRWFQWLIAGLDEAEIDGPSTPGDPSFVVTDEETVDDVIAEYERTSARSREIAAGFSLDDRWTHPVVGEVTLRFVYLFLIEELARHTGHGDILREQLSAR comes from the coding sequence GTGTACGTGCTGCCCGAAAAGACCACCGGCTCCGAACGCGAACTGCTGGAGGCCATGCTCGATCGCGGCCGCCTCGCGCTCGTCGAGAACGCGCGCGGCCTGTCGGAAGCGGACGCCCGGCGCCGGCTGGTCCCGTCCCTGACCACGCCGATCGCCCTGGTCAAGCACGCCGCCGTCGCCGAGCGCCGCTGGTTCCAGTGGCTCATCGCCGGGCTCGACGAGGCCGAGATCGACGGGCCATCTACCCCCGGAGATCCCAGTTTCGTGGTCACCGACGAGGAAACGGTCGACGACGTGATCGCCGAGTACGAGCGGACCAGCGCGCGCTCACGCGAGATCGCGGCGGGCTTCTCGCTCGACGACCGGTGGACGCACCCGGTCGTCGGCGAGGTCACCCTCCGGTTCGTCTACCTGTTCCTGATCGAGGAACTCGCCCGCCACACCGGCCACGGCGACATCCTCCGGGAGCAGCTCAGCGCGCGCTGA
- a CDS encoding methionyl-tRNA formyltransferase: MRVAMFGYQTWGHRTLRALIDAGHEVALVVTHPKSDHAYERIWADSVADLAEENGIRVLLRTRPDDAELLAELKAADLDLIVANNWRTWLPPEIFELPRHGTLNIHDSLLPAYAGFSPLIWAVINGEPEVGVTAHMMDGELDAGDIVLQRAIPVGPADTTTDLFHRTVDLIAPITAEAISLIETGYTPVPQDRSKASFFHKRAKRDSLIDWTLPPEDLERFVRALSDPYPNAFAYHRGEELRIIKASVSQGHYGGTPGRIFIREGDGVVIVAGPDARRGQSPGLLVERVRTADGTDLPAHEYFKTMGGYLTDRP; encoded by the coding sequence ATGCGCGTGGCGATGTTCGGCTACCAGACCTGGGGGCACCGGACCCTGCGGGCGCTCATCGACGCCGGCCACGAGGTCGCCCTCGTGGTCACGCACCCGAAGAGCGACCACGCCTACGAGCGGATCTGGGCCGATTCGGTCGCCGACCTCGCCGAGGAGAACGGCATCCGGGTCCTGTTGCGCACCCGCCCCGACGACGCCGAACTGCTGGCCGAGCTGAAGGCGGCGGACCTCGACCTGATCGTGGCGAACAACTGGCGGACCTGGCTGCCGCCGGAGATCTTCGAGCTGCCGCGCCACGGCACCCTGAACATCCACGACTCGCTGCTGCCGGCCTACGCGGGCTTCTCACCGCTCATCTGGGCCGTGATCAACGGCGAGCCCGAGGTCGGCGTCACCGCCCACATGATGGACGGCGAGCTCGACGCCGGCGACATCGTGCTGCAGCGCGCGATCCCGGTCGGGCCGGCCGACACCACGACCGACCTCTTCCACCGCACGGTCGACCTCATCGCGCCGATCACCGCCGAAGCCATCTCCCTGATCGAGACCGGCTACACGCCGGTGCCGCAGGACCGGTCGAAGGCCAGCTTCTTCCACAAGCGAGCCAAGCGGGACAGCTTGATCGACTGGACGCTGCCACCGGAGGACCTCGAGCGGTTCGTGCGCGCGCTGTCGGACCCGTACCCGAACGCCTTCGCCTACCACCGCGGCGAGGAGCTGCGGATCATCAAGGCTTCCGTGTCGCAGGGCCACTACGGCGGCACGCCGGGCCGGATCTTCATCCGCGAGGGCGACGGCGTGGTGATCGTCGCCGGGCCGGACGCCCGCCGCGGACAGTCCCCCGGCCTGCTGGTCGAGCGCGTCCGCACCGCCGACGGGACCGATCTGCCCGCGCACGAGTACTTCAAGACGATGGGCGGGTACCTCACCGACCGCCCGTGA